The segment GATGAACGCCGTGCCGGACGGGGCGTCAGGCTGGTGGGATTGCATGTCACGCTGGTGAATCCACAGTTGGAAAGGCAGTTGTTGCTGGGGTTGTAGTGAGGTGCGGGCTGATACCCTCACCCCGGCCCTCTCCCATGAGGGAGAGGGAGATATGCCACAGGCTCGATCGGCTCCCATGAGGGAGAGGGAGATGTGCCATAGGCTCGATCGGTTCCCATGAGGGAGAGGGAGATGTGCCACAGGCTCGATCGGTTCCCATGAGGGAGAGGGAGATGTGCCACAGGCTCGATCGGTTCCCATGAGGGAGATGTGCCACAGGCTCGATCGGTCCCCATGAGGGAGAGGGAGATGTGCCACAGGCTCGATCGGCTCCCATGAGGGAGAGGGAGATGTGCCACAGGCTCGATCGGTTCCCATGAGGGAGAGGGAGATGTGCCACAGGCTCGATCGGCTCTCATGAGGGAGAGGGAGATGTGCCACAGGCTCGATCGGCTCCCATGAGGGAGAGGGAGGTGTGCCACAGGCTCGATCGGTCCCCTCTCCCGCTTGCGGGAGAGGGTTAGGGTGAGGGCAAAAATTATTTCTTGCCGTACTTCGCTTCCAGCGTGGCGAACCACGGAGCGACGAAATCGCTGTTTTCGCCCCAGCCCGGAATAATTTTGTTCAGCGACGCCACATTCACTGCACCTTGCTGGCTGTTCAGCTGCTGCTGCGAAATTGCCGACGCTTTAAACTCGTAGCTGGCAGGGGTGGCTTCACCGGCGATTTTATTCGCCACCAGGCGCATATTCACCGCACCGATGGTTTTTGGATCAACCGCTACCGTCTGCACCCACGGGCTGTTCTTCTCGTGCATCAGTTGCAGGTCCTGGTTGGAGACATCAATACTATAAAGCTTGATCTCGGTACGACCATTCTCCTGCAACGCCTTGTAAGCCCCCTGGCTGAAGGCATCCCACGAACCCCAGATGGCATCAATCTTCCCTTTCGGGTACTTGGCCAGAATCGCGCCAATTTTGTTGGCGGTGTCGCCCTGAACGTCAGAAGAAACGGCACCAATCGACTCCAGCTGATGAATGCCTGGATTCTCTTTCAGCAGTTTTTCATACACCACCTGGCGGCGATCCATCGCCGGGAAGCCACCGACCCACAGCTTGACGATATTCGCTTTGCCGTTGAAATCTTTGATCATCTGGCCGAGTGACTCTTGCGCCAGTGACGCATCATTTTGCGCCGTCACCGTCACACCGTTCACCGGGGTATCCACCGGAGTATCAAACACCGACAGTTTAATTCCGGCATCAGCGATACGCTTCACCAGCGCGGTGGAGTAGGGTTCTTTACCGTGAGACAGGATGATGCCGTCATACTTCTGGCTGATGGCCTGGCTGACGAAATCCTGGAAGCGAGCGTCATCACCGTTGCTCAGAAAGGTGCTGACTTTAAAGCCCAACTGGCGGCCCTGCTGAATCGCACCGGCGACAAACTGGGTGGTGTTATCGTCAGAACCGAGGTTACGAATAATTGCGATACGCACCGGTCCCTGATGATTAGCGATGGCGGCAGGTACCGGCACCACGGTGTCGGCAAAGGCGGCGCTGGCATTCAGCAGGCTTACGGCCAGCAGCGAAAGGGTGATTTTTTTCATGTTGTTCTCTTTCTCAAGGGAAGCGCCTTAGCGGCGCTGGATATAGGTAATCGCCAGGGCCAGAGCCAGCACCAGGCCTTTAATAATGTCCATCGCGTAGTAAGGCACGGAAAGCATCACCAGCCCGTTTTGCAGCACGCCGAGGATCACCGCACCCACCAGGGTGCCGAGCGCGTTAGGTTTGCCGGAACCGGCCAGCGAGAAGCCAATCCACGCCGCCGCCACCGCATCCATCAGATAGCCGCCACCGGCATTCACCTGTGACGAGCCAATACGCGATGCCAGCAAGATGCCGCCCAGACCCGCCAGCAGTGAGGCGATCACATAAGCCAGCACGCGATAGCGGGTGGTGCGAATGCCGGAGAGACGCGCCGCTTCCGGGTTGCCGCCAAGGGCATACATACGGCGGCCATGTTTGGTCAGCGACAACGCCAGTTGGGCGACCACGGTCACCACCAGCATAATAATGACGATGGTTGGTACCTGGCCGAGCAGGTTAAAACCTGCCGGAATGGCCCCTTCCGCCATGTCGCCATTTGGCATCACCATGTTCTCGGTAATCGAGCCGCCAAAGCTGTAGGTCATTGCCACGCCCTGAATCA is part of the Pantoea phytobeneficialis genome and harbors:
- a CDS encoding sugar ABC transporter substrate-binding protein, producing the protein MKKITLSLLAVSLLNASAAFADTVVPVPAAIANHQGPVRIAIIRNLGSDDNTTQFVAGAIQQGRQLGFKVSTFLSNGDDARFQDFVSQAISQKYDGIILSHGKEPYSTALVKRIADAGIKLSVFDTPVDTPVNGVTVTAQNDASLAQESLGQMIKDFNGKANIVKLWVGGFPAMDRRQVVYEKLLKENPGIHQLESIGAVSSDVQGDTANKIGAILAKYPKGKIDAIWGSWDAFSQGAYKALQENGRTEIKLYSIDVSNQDLQLMHEKNSPWVQTVAVDPKTIGAVNMRLVANKIAGEATPASYEFKASAISQQQLNSQQGAVNVASLNKIIPGWGENSDFVAPWFATLEAKYGKK
- a CDS encoding ABC transporter permease; the protein is MSSKEIILNPQPSLRHQLFDFLYKWGMLLTVVILIAAFGLASDSFLEPTNIINILRSIAIVTVIAIGVSISLTIGGFDLSVGSTASLANALVISLFVWYGFGTTEAIIITLLLCTLVGLFNSFLIVVLRIPDMLATLATLFVIQGVAMTYSFGGSITENMVMPNGDMAEGAIPAGFNLLGQVPTIVIIMLVVTVVAQLALSLTKHGRRMYALGGNPEAARLSGIRTTRYRVLAYVIASLLAGLGGILLASRIGSSQVNAGGGYLMDAVAAAWIGFSLAGSGKPNALGTLVGAVILGVLQNGLVMLSVPYYAMDIIKGLVLALALAITYIQRR